In a genomic window of Punica granatum isolate Tunisia-2019 chromosome 6, ASM765513v2, whole genome shotgun sequence:
- the LOC116212009 gene encoding LRR receptor-like serine/threonine-protein kinase FLS2 has translation MGALGLHCFAFSLLLTAASVFLAGAQAKTDPGDVEVLKQLKNSVDPASVQPGSCLGSWDFAFDPCDSLFSDRFTCGFRCDSADSSGSARVTELALDQAGYSGSLSAVSWSLPFLESLDLSGNSFSGPVPGSFSNLTRLARFTLSRNSFSGPIPGSLGRSLPSLQELCLDNNAIEGSIPENFNSLSGLTRLELQSNKLAGKLPELGSLKALSYLDLSDNTLSSKIPSVLPPTLVQISMRNNLLEGTIPPTLQSLTYLQVLDLSHNRLGGAVPAALFAHPSLQQLTLSFNSLDWIEAPNALGLQSELIAVDLSNNRIRGFLPLFMSLMPKLSALSVENNLMSGMIPTEYAIKAAIPGPGVAQLSRLLLGGNYLFGPIPGLFLGLSPESVMNVSLADNCLYRCPGSFFFCQGALQKSLAECKRFGPMIP, from the coding sequence ATGGGTGCTCTGGGTTTGCACTGTTTCGCGTTTTCTTTGCTTTTGACGGCGGCGTCGGTCTTCCTTGCCGGAGCTCAAGCAAAGACGGACCCGGGAGACGTGGAGGTCTTGAAGCAGCTCAAGAACTCGGTGGACCCCGCCTCAGTCCAGCCCGGGTCGTGCCTTGGCTCATGGGACTTCGCCTTCGACCCCTGCGACAGCCTCTTCAGCGACCGGTTCACTTGCGGGTTCCGCTGCGACTCGGCCGATTCGTCCGGCTCGGCCCGGGTCACCGAGCTCGCCCTCGACCAGGCGGGCTACTCGGGCTCCCTCTCCGCCGTCTCCTGGAGCCTCCCTTTCCTCGAGTCCCTCGACTTGTCGGGCAACTCGTTCTCGGGCCCCGTTCCGGGCTCGTTCTCGAACCTGACCCGCCTGGCCCGGTTCACCCTGTCCCGGAACTCGTTCTCGGGCCCGATCCCGGGCTCCCTCGGCCGCTCCCTCCCCAGCCTCCAGGAGCTCTGCCTCGACAACAACGCGATCGAGGGCTCGATCCCGGAGAATTTCAACTCCCTCTCGGGCCTGACCCGGCTCGAGTTGCAATCAAACAAGCTCGCCGGAAAATTGCCGGAATTGGGCTCCCTGAAGGCCCTCAGCTACCTTGATTTGAGCGACAATACCCTCTCCAGCAAAATCCCGTCGGTCCTGCCGCCGACTCTTGTCCAGATTTCCATGAGGAACAATCTCCTGGAGGGAACAATCCCTCCGACCCTACAATCCCTAACCTACCTGCAAGTCCTCGATCTGAGCCACAACCGGCTTGGCGGTGCCGTCCCCGCAGCTCTCTTCGCCCATCCGTCGCTCCAGCAGCTCACATTATCGTTCAACAGCCTCGACTGGATCGAGGCCCCCAATGCATTGGGCCTGCAAAGCGAGCTCATTGCGGTCGACCTGAGCAACAACAGGATCAGGGGGTTCCTGCCCCTATTCATGTCCCTGATGCCGAAGCTGTCCGCGCTATCAGTGGAGAACAACCTGATGTCGGGCATGATCCCGACTGAGTATGCGATCAAGGCAGCCATTCCCGGCCCTGGAGTGGCCCAGCTCAGTCGGCTGTTGCTAGGCGGGAACTACCTATTCGGGCCGATTCCGGGACTGTTCTTGGGGCTGAGCCCGGAATCCGTCATGAACGTGAGCTTGGCAGACAATTGCCTGTACAGGTGCCCGGgcagcttcttcttctgtcAGGGAGCGCTTCAGAAGTCTCTAGCGGAGTGTAAGCGGTTCGGGCCGATGATTCCCTGA